A region from the Flavobacteriales bacterium genome encodes:
- a CDS encoding VOC family protein — protein MRLELITLIVAEYDPAIAFFVDVLGFTLVEDSPATTNDGRAKRWVVVRPPKATTGLLLARADGPVQEKAVGDQTAGRVGFFLRVADFERTYARMRAANVLFLTEPRNEPYGRVVVFRDIAGNKWDLLGPG, from the coding sequence ATGCGTCTCGAACTCATCACCTTGATCGTTGCCGAGTACGACCCCGCCATTGCCTTCTTCGTGGACGTCCTGGGCTTTACCCTGGTGGAAGACTCGCCAGCGACCACCAATGACGGCCGCGCCAAACGATGGGTGGTGGTGCGCCCACCGAAGGCCACCACCGGTCTGCTGTTGGCCCGCGCCGATGGACCAGTACAAGAGAAGGCGGTAGGCGACCAGACCGCAGGCCGTGTCGGCTTCTTCCTCCGGGTAGCCGACTTCGAGCGCACATACGCCCGCATGCGCGCCGCGAACGTGCTCTTCCTCACCGAGCCCCGCAACGAGCCCTACGGGCGCGTGGTCGTGTTCCGCGATATCGCAGGCAACAAGTGGGACCTGCTTGGCCCGGGATAG
- a CDS encoding YceI family protein — MKKLLLLAALPAMLAFTSLPSGKFVSRAVHVTFFSHTAVEDITANNYTGTSTIEPASGEVVFSIPMQGFEFEKALMQKHFNSDKFLDTQTFPKAKFTGTITNLSDIDFTKDGTYTADVKGQMTIKDKTNPVTAKGSVTVTGGKVGIESKFPIVLGDYGISFVKGKPSTNIAQSVDVTVKAECTHEQ, encoded by the coding sequence ATGAAAAAGCTCCTTCTTCTCGCCGCGTTACCCGCAATGTTGGCGTTCACCTCCTTGCCCAGTGGCAAGTTCGTAAGCCGTGCCGTTCACGTGACCTTCTTTTCACATACCGCCGTGGAGGACATCACAGCCAACAACTACACCGGTACCAGCACCATTGAACCCGCATCCGGTGAAGTTGTGTTCAGCATCCCCATGCAGGGCTTCGAGTTCGAGAAGGCGTTGATGCAAAAGCACTTCAACAGCGACAAGTTCCTGGATACGCAGACCTTCCCCAAGGCCAAGTTCACCGGCACCATCACCAACCTCAGCGACATCGACTTCACGAAGGACGGCACCTACACCGCGGATGTGAAAGGCCAGATGACGATCAAGGACAAGACGAATCCTGTGACGGCCAAAGGAAGCGTGACCGTGACCGGTGGCAAGGTGGGTATCGAGAGCAAGTTCCCGATCGTACTCGGTGACTACGGCATATCCTTCGTGAAGGGAAAGCCGAGCACCAACATCGCCCAGTCCGTTGATGTGACGGTGAAGGCCGAATGCACCCACGAACAATGA
- a CDS encoding sigma-70 family RNA polymerase sigma factor, protein MRTHTKELLRFAAKRLNDPLIAEDLVQTTFMAAWTARDRFAQQSSPRTWLFSILKNKLADHYRQAYRDPVLHGAPETDDDRFDENGRWTEANRPSDWELDEAKEDEALQSHLATCLQHLPAHWRAAVEMKYLHDREATVICQELGITPTNYWQQLHRAKLKLRDCITKQLAAHR, encoded by the coding sequence GTGCGCACGCACACGAAGGAACTGCTTCGCTTTGCAGCGAAGCGGCTGAATGATCCGTTGATCGCCGAAGATCTGGTGCAGACCACCTTCATGGCTGCCTGGACCGCACGTGACCGATTCGCGCAACAAAGCAGCCCGCGCACCTGGCTCTTCTCCATCCTGAAGAACAAATTGGCCGACCACTACCGCCAGGCCTATCGCGACCCCGTGTTGCATGGCGCACCCGAAACGGATGATGACCGCTTCGACGAGAATGGCCGATGGACGGAAGCGAACCGGCCCAGCGACTGGGAACTGGATGAAGCAAAAGAGGACGAAGCCCTTCAGAGCCACCTCGCGACATGTCTCCAACACCTGCCCGCACATTGGCGCGCCGCTGTGGAGATGAAATACCTGCACGACCGCGAGGCCACAGTGATCTGTCAGGAGCTGGGCATTACACCGACGAATTACTGGCAGCAACTCCACCGCGCGAAACTGAAGTTGCGCGATTGCATCACCAAGCAGCTGGCCGCACACCGATAA
- a CDS encoding T9SS type A sorting domain-containing protein translates to MPLRTTLLLAAICLLTVQPVQAQEHPYIAAYSLTVFDGGIRLDWTILGGSTCDGQEVERSTDGVVFAPVHRIDGICGDPLIARSYAWVDQEPPEFSTVHYRVKLGFDGYTSIKAVVFDQLTTSDQRFFPSPMTGEATLVVNVRSLATIDLRIWSSSGQLVFERVGATGPAVPISMAEAPAGVYVYQAASDGRLFVGRFVKY, encoded by the coding sequence ATGCCACTCCGCACAACGCTTCTACTTGCCGCCATCTGCCTGCTCACGGTGCAACCGGTGCAGGCACAAGAACACCCGTACATCGCGGCGTACTCGCTTACGGTGTTCGATGGTGGCATCCGGTTGGATTGGACGATCCTTGGTGGAAGCACGTGCGATGGTCAGGAAGTGGAGCGTTCCACCGATGGTGTGGTGTTCGCACCCGTTCACCGCATCGACGGCATCTGTGGCGACCCGCTCATTGCCCGCAGTTATGCCTGGGTTGACCAGGAGCCGCCAGAGTTCAGCACCGTGCACTACCGCGTCAAGCTGGGCTTCGATGGCTACACGTCCATCAAGGCCGTGGTCTTCGATCAACTCACCACCAGCGATCAGCGCTTCTTTCCGTCGCCCATGACCGGTGAGGCGACGCTGGTGGTGAACGTACGTTCACTGGCCACGATCGATTTGCGCATCTGGAGCAGCAGCGGCCAGCTGGTCTTCGAGCGCGTCGGCGCAACCGGCCCGGCCGTACCCATCTCCATGGCCGAAGCTCCTGCCGGGGTATATGTCTACCAGGCCGCAAGTGATGGGCGCTTGTTCGTGGGGCGGTTCGTGAAGTATTAG
- a CDS encoding VOC family protein — MSCDGAHIRRCGERAEHRAQGRAKRWVVVRPPKATTGLLLARADGPVQEKAVGDQTAGRVGFFLRVADFERTYARMRAANVHFLTEPRDEPYGRVVVFRDIAGNKWDLLGPG; from the coding sequence GTGTCCTGCGATGGTGCTCACATCCGCCGGTGCGGCGAGCGTGCCGAGCACCGCGCTCAAGGCCGCGCCAAACGATGGGTGGTGGTGCGCCCACCGAAGGCCACCACCGGTCTGCTGTTGGCCCGCGCCGATGGACCAGTACAAGAGAAGGCGGTAGGCGACCAGACCGCAGGCCGTGTCGGCTTCTTCCTCCGGGTGGCCGACTTCGAGCGCACATACGCCCGCATGCGCGCCGCGAACGTGCACTTCCTCACCGAGCCCCGCGATGAGCCCTACGGGCGCGTGGTCGTGTTCCGCGATATCGCAGGCAACAAGTGGGACTTGCTTGGCCCGGGATAG